A genomic window from Sphingobacterium spiritivorum includes:
- a CDS encoding sigma-70 family RNA polymerase sigma factor, which translates to MSVQHKPSVLVEYPLNTGVESDFDYIYMTYFAPLCYFASKFVDDQAVDIVNSLFAKLWTSEIVLNNANHAQSFLYLSARNACLDFIKTSGRAKERDAEFSYLYQLSEKELQLEVVYVEYMAEIYREINNLPVQCSKIIKLSYLDGVKNEKIAEQLNISVQTVKNQKSKGLKILRKLFINHPDKYLFFLFLFKL; encoded by the coding sequence ATGAGTGTGCAGCATAAACCTTCAGTTCTTGTTGAATATCCCTTAAACACCGGAGTGGAGTCGGATTTTGATTATATATATATGACTTATTTTGCTCCTTTGTGCTACTTTGCTTCTAAATTTGTCGATGATCAGGCTGTGGATATCGTAAATAGTTTATTTGCTAAACTATGGACGAGTGAAATTGTACTCAATAACGCTAATCACGCCCAATCTTTTTTGTATTTATCTGCCAGAAATGCCTGTCTGGATTTTATAAAAACCAGTGGAAGGGCCAAAGAAAGAGATGCAGAATTTAGTTATTTATACCAACTTTCTGAAAAAGAATTACAATTAGAGGTCGTATACGTGGAATATATGGCCGAAATCTATCGTGAAATTAATAATCTTCCGGTCCAGTGCAGTAAAATTATTAAGCTGAGTTATCTTGATGGGGTGAAAAATGAAAAAATAGCAGAGCAACTTAATATCAGCGTACAGACAGTTAAGAATCAAAAGTCAAAGGGCCTTAAAATATTGAGAAAACTATTTATCAATCATCCGGACAAGTATCTGTTTTTCCTTTTTCTGTTCAAATTGTAA
- the pstB gene encoding phosphate ABC transporter ATP-binding protein PstB, with the protein MINKLAANNLNLSFGNKQILKNINVDFPANKVTALIGPSGCGKSTLLRSFNRMHDLSPDARIEGKLLLDGQDIYSRNIPVTEVRKRIGMVFQKANPFPKSIYENIAYGLKINNLPYDKSVIQRTLEEAYLWDEVKDDLKKPAARLSGGQQQRLCIARTVALRPEVILMDEPCSALDPVSTLKIEELILKLKEEYTIVIVTHNMQQAQRVADKTVFMYLGEVKEEGATDQLFNDPAHEITKNYIKGKFG; encoded by the coding sequence ATGATTAATAAACTTGCAGCTAACAATCTCAACTTAAGCTTTGGTAATAAACAGATTCTTAAGAATATTAATGTAGATTTTCCTGCCAATAAAGTTACTGCTCTGATAGGCCCTTCGGGTTGTGGAAAGAGTACATTGCTTCGTAGTTTCAACAGAATGCACGATTTATCTCCTGATGCCCGTATTGAAGGAAAACTATTGCTGGACGGACAGGATATTTACAGCAGGAATATACCCGTTACAGAAGTCAGGAAGCGTATCGGTATGGTTTTTCAAAAGGCAAATCCATTTCCGAAAAGCATCTATGAGAATATTGCTTATGGTCTCAAAATCAATAATCTGCCTTACGATAAATCAGTAATACAACGCACGTTAGAAGAAGCGTATTTATGGGATGAGGTGAAGGATGATCTGAAAAAACCTGCCGCCAGACTGTCCGGCGGACAGCAACAGCGTCTGTGCATAGCCCGTACAGTAGCGCTCCGGCCTGAAGTTATTCTGATGGATGAACCTTGTTCTGCGTTAGATCCGGTGAGTACACTGAAGATAGAGGAATTGATACTGAAACTGAAAGAAGAGTATACGATCGTCATTGTGACACATAATATGCAACAGGCTCAGCGTGTAGCAGATAAGACAGTATTTATGTACCTGGGTGAAGTAAAGGAAGAGGGGGCTACAGACCAGTTATTCAATGATCCGGCACATGAGATTACGAAAAACTATATTAAAGGTAAATTCGGATAG
- a CDS encoding FecR family protein, whose protein sequence is MENQYRIIYLLTGERKGILNQEELRELEEWISKEESNRLFAERLADSKNRDESLNKLQYFADSQSLSQFKHTHQHLKPALRKSFIKNTPSLYWAAAILFVFCTTIALYFTISSQPVQQEDQLTRAGRDISPGKDIAILQLANGKHIALEELKNGESLDINGLRIVKSADGEISYSSSSASTDVHLTNRIVTPRGGQYKVRLSDGTRVWLGAESELEYPVQFESDKREVRLSGEAFFEVTHAQNNINEKIPFQVKMSLQTIEVLGTSFNVAAYPQDRTSRTTLVNGKIRINTAYSSDILRPGQQALVSKDAKNIQVYEVDVSNMDEWKNKSFRFEEESIQEIMNKVARWYDVDIIYEGKITEELFSGVVSKYENPANVLKLLELTGKVKFRIEGRRIIVMA, encoded by the coding sequence ATGGAAAATCAGTATAGAATAATATATTTACTAACCGGTGAGAGAAAAGGTATTCTCAATCAGGAGGAGCTTCGTGAACTGGAGGAATGGATCAGTAAAGAAGAATCAAACCGGCTCTTTGCTGAACGACTCGCAGATTCGAAAAACCGGGATGAAAGTTTAAATAAACTGCAATATTTTGCAGATTCTCAGTCTTTATCCCAATTTAAACATACACATCAGCATCTTAAGCCTGCGCTTCGCAAATCTTTTATTAAAAATACTCCTTCGCTTTACTGGGCTGCAGCTATATTGTTTGTATTCTGTACTACAATAGCCCTGTACTTCACAATCAGTTCACAACCTGTTCAGCAGGAAGATCAACTCACAAGAGCCGGCAGAGATATTTCTCCCGGAAAAGATATAGCCATATTACAATTAGCCAACGGTAAGCATATAGCATTAGAAGAGTTGAAGAATGGCGAATCGCTGGATATTAATGGTTTACGGATTGTAAAATCTGCGGATGGCGAGATCTCCTACAGTTCGTCTTCCGCAAGTACAGATGTACATCTTACCAATCGTATTGTGACACCAAGAGGCGGGCAGTACAAAGTCAGGCTTTCTGACGGAACAAGGGTCTGGTTAGGAGCGGAGTCCGAACTGGAATACCCGGTTCAGTTTGAATCTGATAAACGGGAGGTGCGATTATCCGGAGAGGCTTTCTTTGAAGTAACACATGCACAAAACAATATAAACGAAAAGATTCCTTTTCAGGTAAAGATGTCATTGCAGACTATCGAGGTTTTGGGGACTTCTTTTAATGTTGCAGCCTACCCTCAGGACCGTACAAGCCGAACCACTTTAGTAAATGGTAAAATCAGGATCAATACGGCATATAGTTCGGATATCTTACGACCTGGTCAACAGGCGCTGGTTTCCAAAGATGCGAAGAATATTCAGGTGTACGAAGTAGATGTGTCAAATATGGATGAATGGAAAAATAAGAGCTTCAGATTTGAGGAAGAATCCATTCAGGAAATTATGAATAAAGTAGCCCGCTGGTATGATGTAGACATCATATACGAGGGGAAGATTACAGAAGAGCTCTTCTCCGGAGTAGTCTCTAAATATGAGAATCCTGCCAATGTACTTAAGTTATTGGAATTGACCGGAAAAGTTAAATTCAGAATAGAAGGAAGGAGGATTATCGTAATGGCTTAG